The Streptomyces sp. NBC_00162 sequence CGGCGGGGCACGGCCGGGAGCTGGGAGTCGGCGTGCCGGCGGCGGGCCAGGGCGACCTGGAGGACGAAGGCCTCGTCCCACTTCAGGCGCTGGCGGGCGTCGTCGATGTCGGCCTTGGTGGCCGGCCGGTGGATCTTCAGCAGGGCCTCGGTGAGGGGGACCAGCCCGCGGCCCTCGCGCAGGGCGGCGGGAAGCGGGTCCACGGCCTCCTGGGCGCTGGGCAGCACCGCGTCCACGCACTTGGCGATCTTCCAGGACTCCAGTTTCGCGCAGGCCGGGTAGATCGGGATGAGCTGGCTGGCGAAGGCGGTGGCCGCGTCCCGGTCGGAGGCGTCCCCGCCGAGCGGCTCGTAGGCGGGGTGCGCCAGCTGGAGCTTGTGGTTGAACTTCGAGACCTTGCCCGCGAACATCGCGCGGGTGCCGGGCAGCAGGTCCTTGTGCGGCTTGTGCACGCCCGCGCCGAAGAAGACCAGCTGGAGCCGGCCGTTGCCGTCGGTGATGGTGACTTCGAGGCGTTTGCCGCGGCCCCCGTTGAAGCTCAGGATCCGGGCGTCGGCGACCTGCGCGACGACGGTCACGTGCTCGTCGATCTGGTCGGCGAGCTCGGCCAGCGAGGTCAGCTCACCGCGCTCGGCGTACCGCCGCGGGTAGTGGTGGAGCAGGTCCAGGGCCGTGTGCAGGCCGAGCTGCTCGGCCAGCACCTTGGCGGTGGCGGGACCGAGCGTCTTCTTGAGGTCTTCGTCGAGCGCGGGCACGTGTTCCATTGCACACCATGCCGCTGACAAGCCGGCTATTCCACCCCGATGAGGAGCGGCGCCGAGTACCGCCCGCCGCGGTAGGTGACGGTGTCCACGGCCAGGTGCCCGTGCTGGACGTACGCCTCCAGGTGCTCGGCGAGGGTGTCCGGCACCTCGGGTCCCAGTACGAGCGTGACGAGTTCGCCGCCGGAGCCCAGCATCCGCTCCAGGACGGCCTCGGCGGTCTCGGTCAGGCCCGGGCCGATGACGGCGACGTCGCCGTCGATGAGGCCGAGCACGTCCCCGGCCTGGCAGATCCCGGCCGAGGTGAAGGACTGCCGTTCGGCGACGGCGAGTTCCGCGTACCGCGTGGCGCCGGCCGCCGCGGTCATGGCCACCACGTCCTCGTCGAAGCTGCCCTCCGGGTCGTGCACGGCGAGGGCGGCCAGGCCCTGGACCGCCGACCGGGTGGGGATCACCGCCACGCGCACGCCGTCGGCCCGGGCCCGCTCGGCCGCCGCGGCCGCGGTCGCCCGCAGCTCGGCGCCGCCCGGCAGCAGGACCACCTCGCGGGCGTGCGCCCGGCGGATGGCGTCGACCAGGTCGCCGACGGCCGGGACCTCTCCGGGGCGCACGAGCACCGCGGTCGCGCCCGCTTCCCCGCACAGCCCGGCCAGCCCTTCGCCCGGGACGACGGCGACCACGGCCCGCTGGGCGCGCTCGCCCCGGGCCCGGCGCCGCTCGTCGCCGAAGTGCGTGATGCGTATCCGGTACGGCCGGCCGGCGACGACGCCGGCCTCCACGGCCGCGCCCGGGTCGTCGACGTGCACGTGGACGTTCCACAGCCCTTCGCCGCCGACCACGACCAGGGAGTCGCCGAGCCCGTCGAGCTGTTCGCGCAGCTCCCCGACCGCCGCCTCGGAGGCCTCGAGCAGGTAGACCACCTCGTAGGCCGGCCCGTCCTCCTGCGCGCAGGGCTCCGGGGTCTGCGGTACGGACACGGCCCGGCCGCGCACCGGCTCGGGGGCCGGCTCCTGGCCGGAGAGCGCCTGCCACAGGGCCCCGAGTACGGCGACCAGCCCGCAGCCCCCGGCGTCGACCACCCCGGCCCGGCCCAGCGCGGCCAGCTGCCCCGGTGTCTCGGCCAGGGCGGCGCGGGCCCCGTCGTAGGCCGCGCGGGCCACGTCGGCGGCGCTTCCCGCCGCGCTCCCGGCCGCCTCGCCGGCGCGGGCGGCCGCCGCGGCGACGGTGAGCATGGTGCCCTCCACGGGGTGCGCGACGGCCCCGTACGCCTCCTCCGCGGCCCGGGTCAGCGCCTGGGCCAGCAGCCGGCCGGGCCCCCGCTCGCCGGGCTCGTCGCCGAGTACGTCGGCCACTCCGCGCAGGAGCTGCGCCAGGATGGTCCCGGAGTTGCCCCGGGCCCCGACGAGAGCCCCGTACGCGTAGGCCCGTACGGCCTGGGCCAGGGAGGTCCGTGTGGCGTCGGTCATGCCCGGGGCGCCCGGGGCGGCCTTCCCGAAGGCCTCGTCGAGGGCGCGGTCGGCCGATTCGGCGGTGAGGTAGAGGTTGGTGCCGGTGTCCGCGTCGGCCACCGGATAGACGTTGATCGCGTCGATGTCCTCGCGGGCCCGGCCCAGTGCGGCCAGGGCCAGCGAGCTCCAGGTGCGCACCGCTTCGGCGTCGAGCTCGTCGGGGCGCTGCGGCTGCGGCTCGTGCGGCACCGGGCGTTCCTCCTTGTGCGGGCCAGGGTTCACCGCAGGGTAACCAAGGACTGCCCGGACGTCCGGACCCCGGGGCGGGGGCAGCGGCGGTCATGGTAGTTTTCTTGGACGGACGCAGTCGTTGTATGCTGCTCCGGTTGCCCGATGAGAGTCGGGCCATTCCCCCCGGCAAACCACTTCAGATCCCTGATACCGGTGCGCCGGGATTCACTGTAAGTGCATCTGAAGTCTTTGGAGTGACCTGTGGCTGCCAACTGCGACGTTTGCGCCAAGGGGCCGAGCTTCGGCAACAGCATTTCCCACTCGCACCGCCGCACCTCGCGTCGCTGGAACCCGAACATCCAGCGTGTCCGTGCCGTGGTCAATGGGACGCCGAAGCGCCTCAACGCCTGCACCTCGTGCATCAAGGCCGGCAAGGTCTCGCGCTGACGCCTCCCGTCGTAGCGCAGCCCTTTCCGGTTGCCAAGAAGACCGGTTCACCTCTGGTGAACCGGTCTTTTGTCTTTCCCGGACCGTGTCCCGGACCGTTTCCCGGACCGGGTGGGGCTCAGCGCCACTGCCAGGCGTGATCCACCGGGCCGATGCCGCCGCCCAGCGGGAAACCGGCGGCGATGGCGCCCGTGACGTACGCCTTGGCGGCCGTGACCGCCTCCGGGACGGTCAGGCCCTTGGCCAGGCCCGCCGCAACCGCACTGGCGAGGGTGCAGCCCGTGCCGTGGGTGTGCCGGTTGTCGTGCCGGGGGGCCCGCAGCCACCGCTCCTCGGTCCCGTCGGTCAGCAGGTCCACGGCCTCGTCCCCGTGCGCCGCCAGGTGCCCGCCCTTGATCAGCGCCCACCGCGGCCCGTACCCGAGGATCGCGTCGGCGGCCCGCCGCATGTCGTCCTCGCTCTCCACCAGCACCCCCGTGAGCTGCGCCACCTCGTCCAGGTTGGGCGTGGCCACGGTGGCCCGCGGGAGCAGCTCCTTGCGCACGGCGTCCAGCGCCGAGGCGGCGAGCAGCGAGTCGCCGTGTTTGGAGACGCCCACGGGGTCCACGACGGACGGGGCGGGGGTGTCGGCCAACAGGGCGGCCACCGTCTCCACGAGCACGGCGGAGGAGAGCATGCCGGTCTTCACGGCCTGTACGCCGATGTCGTCCACGACGGCCCGGTACTGGGCCGTCACGGCCTCGGCGGGCAGCTCCCAGACTCCCCGTACCCCGAGCGAGTTCTGCGCGGTCACCGCGGTCACCACGCTCATGCCGTGCACGCCGAGCGCCAGCATGGTCTTGAGGTCGGCCTGGATGCCTGCGCCGCCGCCGGAGTCGGATCCGGCGACGGTCAGGCACAGCGGCGGGGCGGTGCTCACGTGGCGCTGTCCTCGGTGGCCGGATCGGCCCCGAAGTGGTCCCAGCCGCCGGTGCTGGTCCAGGGCGCGCCGTCCACGGTGACCTGGGGCAGCGCGGAGCGGTTGAGCACCTCGCCGATGACCTTCCAGCGGGCCGGGAGCTTCACGTCGGGCGGGAAGGTGGCCACGATCGCGTGGTCCTCTCCCCCGGTGAGCACCCACTGCAGCGGGTCCACGCCGACGGCCTGGCCGATGTCGTGCATCTGGGTCGGGATGTCGACGGCCCCCGAGCGCAGGTCGATCCGTACCTTGCTGGCCTCGGCGATGTGCCCGAGGTCGGCGATCAGGCCGTCGCTGACGTCGGTCATGGCGGTGGCGCCGAGCCCGGCGGCCGCGGGGCCCGCGTGGTAGGGCGGCTCGGGGCGCCGGTGCGCCTCGACGAAGGCCCGCGGGGAGCGGAA is a genomic window containing:
- the rpmB gene encoding 50S ribosomal protein L28; the protein is MAANCDVCAKGPSFGNSISHSHRRTSRRWNPNIQRVRAVVNGTPKRLNACTSCIKAGKVSR
- a CDS encoding DAK2 domain-containing protein, with translation MPHEPQPQRPDELDAEAVRTWSSLALAALGRAREDIDAINVYPVADADTGTNLYLTAESADRALDEAFGKAAPGAPGMTDATRTSLAQAVRAYAYGALVGARGNSGTILAQLLRGVADVLGDEPGERGPGRLLAQALTRAAEEAYGAVAHPVEGTMLTVAAAAARAGEAAGSAAGSAADVARAAYDGARAALAETPGQLAALGRAGVVDAGGCGLVAVLGALWQALSGQEPAPEPVRGRAVSVPQTPEPCAQEDGPAYEVVYLLEASEAAVGELREQLDGLGDSLVVVGGEGLWNVHVHVDDPGAAVEAGVVAGRPYRIRITHFGDERRRARGERAQRAVVAVVPGEGLAGLCGEAGATAVLVRPGEVPAVGDLVDAIRRAHAREVVLLPGGAELRATAAAAAERARADGVRVAVIPTRSAVQGLAALAVHDPEGSFDEDVVAMTAAAGATRYAELAVAERQSFTSAGICQAGDVLGLIDGDVAVIGPGLTETAEAVLERMLGSGGELVTLVLGPEVPDTLAEHLEAYVQHGHLAVDTVTYRGGRYSAPLLIGVE
- the thiD gene encoding bifunctional hydroxymethylpyrimidine kinase/phosphomethylpyrimidine kinase, whose product is MSTAPPLCLTVAGSDSGGGAGIQADLKTMLALGVHGMSVVTAVTAQNSLGVRGVWELPAEAVTAQYRAVVDDIGVQAVKTGMLSSAVLVETVAALLADTPAPSVVDPVGVSKHGDSLLAASALDAVRKELLPRATVATPNLDEVAQLTGVLVESEDDMRRAADAILGYGPRWALIKGGHLAAHGDEAVDLLTDGTEERWLRAPRHDNRHTHGTGCTLASAVAAGLAKGLTVPEAVTAAKAYVTGAIAAGFPLGGGIGPVDHAWQWR